The sequence GGACGATCAACGGATCTGGTGCCATCGAGATCGAGGTCACGCGCCGCGCCGCCGATTCGACGCTGGCGCGCGTGGTAAAGATGGTTAGCGAGGCGCAGACTCGCAAGTCGCCAACACAGCGCTTCACCGACAAATTCGAGCGAATATTCGTGCCTGCCGTGCTGCTGCTTGCCACGGTGCTGCTGTTCGCTTGGGTCGTGATCGACGAACCGTTCCGTGACAGCTTTTACCGTGCCATGGCCGTACTGGTAGCGGCGAGCCCTTGTGCGCTGGCCATCGCGACGCCCAGCGCGGTGCTCTCCGGAATCGCGCGCGCGGCGCGCAGTGGTGTGCTGATCAAGGGTGGCGCGCCTCTTGAAGCGCTCGGGTCGCTCACCGCGATGGCATTCGACAAGACTGGCACGCTCACCGAAGGGCGCCCCCAGGTGACCGATGTGATTCCGTTCGATGGGGTCAGTGAGGCGACATTGCTCGCGGTCGCGGTCGCGGTGGAGTCGCTCAGTGACCATCCGCTTGCAGCGGCTATCGTTCGAGACGGGCGGGCCCGCTTGGGCGGCGGAGTGATCCTGACCGCGACTGGCCTAGATAGTCTGATCGGCCGCGGGGTGACGGCCACGGTGGCGGGCGAGACGGTCTGGATCGGCAAGGCCGAGATGTTCGGCACCGGCGGTGTGCCCAAGCTCGGTGCCGCGGCAATGGTGGCGGTCGACCAACTGCGCGAGGCGGGTCGGACGACAATGGTCGTCAGGCAGGGCGGGCGCGATCTGGGTGCGATCGGCTTGCTGGACAAGCCGCGGGCGGGTGCTCGCGAAGCGTTGCAGCAACTACGTGATTTGGGTATTCGCAGGATGATCATGATTTCGGGCGATCACACTCGGGCAGCGCAAGCGGTCGCGGGTGAGGTGGGGCTGGACGAAGCCTGGGGTGATCTTATGCCGGAGGACAAGGTGAAGGCGATTCATCGGCTAAGTGAGCAGACGACAGTGGCGATGGTGGGCGATGGCGTCAACGACGCCCCCGCCATGGCCAACGCCACAGTCGGCATCGCCATGGGCGCAGCGGGGTCGGATGTGGCGCTGGAGACAGCCGACGTCGCACTGATGGCCGATGACCTGGGGCATCTGCCGTTTGCAGTGGGGCTCAGCCGCCATGCACGCGCGGTTATTCGCCAGAATGTATTTGTCAGTCTAGGGGTCGTGGCGCTGCTGGTGCCTGCAACCATTATGGGGTTAGGTATTGGCGCGGCAGTCGCGGTCCACGAAGGCTCCACCTTGCTGGTGGTGGTCAATGCACTTCGGCTTTTGGCCTATCGGGACGGAGCGCGTTAGGTTTCGCGCGGGGTGCTCGACCGGCGATGATGTCGGCCCTATCCGGAGTTGTCGTCGGAGGTGCGAAGCTCGAGCACATAGCCCATGCCACGCACCGTGTGCAGTAGTTTTACGGCGAATGGATCGTCCAGCTTCGCGCGCAAGCGCCGTACAGCCACCTCTACCACATTGGTATTGCTGTTGAAATTCATGTCCCACACCTGTTCGGCGAGAAAACTGCGAGATAGCACCTGCCCTTGTTGTCGCAGCAGCAGTGACAACAAAGTGAACTCTTTTGCGGTTAGCGCCAATCGTGTTTCTGCCCGCGAGGCACGTCGCCGTGCAAGATCGACCTCCAGATCCGCAATGGTCAGTACCGCAGGATCAACGCTCTGACTGGCGACGACGCCCCGCCGCAACAGCGCCTGCACTCGCGCCAACAATTCGGACAACGCGAAGGGTTTGACAAGATAGTCGTCAGCGCCATCCTGAAGGCCTTTGACGCGGTCTTCAACCTTGTCCCGGGCTGTTAGCATCATGATTGGAACGTGTTTTTCCTTCCGGACGTCACGCATGACCGAAAAACCGTCCATGCCAGGTAGCATGACATCAAGCAAGATGAGGTCATAGTTGCCGTCCAGCGCGAGAAAGCGCCCGTCATGACCGTTGTGGGCTACGTCGACAACGTAGCTGTTTTCGGCAAGTGCTCTGCGCAAATACTCTGCAAGCTTCGGCTCGTCTTCAATAACCAGGATTTTCATACGCGAATTATCCACCACGGCAACATTGGATTCCACAACATTGCCAATATGTAATGCAGTGGTTGGGAAGTCGACGAGGAACATCGCGTAGAGTGGTGCCTATCCGCTTGGCGCTAGAGTGACAACTTTTCAGAAGAAATGGACAATACGCATAAACCTCCGCAGCCCAAAAACTCCGTACAACCATTGATCGATGCCATCAAGCGTGGCGACGACGGTGCATTGCGGGAGTTGCTTTCACTCGTCCCCCCAGATCGACATCGCGACGAACACGGATGCACCGCGTTGTTCCATGCGATCTATCGCCGTGAGTGGGCGATGGTAGTAGAGCTTCTGCGACACGGTGCAAGTATTGATACGCAAGATATCGCGGGTTGGACGCCGCTTTTCTGGGCGGCTTTCAACGGACACGCCGACACTGTTTCGCGACTAATCCAGCTGGGCGCCAATCCCGATCTCCGAAACGTGGATGGCGAGCTGGCCCTGTTTTGGGCGGTTTATAAAGGACACAATGATGTCGTTCAGGTGCTTGTCAACGGTGGCGGCAGGGGGCATGCTGAGGACGTCTCCGGGCTGAGCCCTCGGGATTTGGCCAAACTTCTCGGTTACGAAGACATAGCCCGGCAAATTGACGAAACGCCGGCCTCCACTCGGTTAAAGTTCCATTAATTTTCTCGGCAAACTCGCCAGTTTTTTGAAGCAATTTTTCAGCTTTGGAAAGCGCTCTCAGCTTATCGACTTCCGCCGAGATGGCGCCGAGCGCTCGGTCGGCCAGCTTCATCACCTCTCGCAGCGAGCGATCGGCCGGCGCGCTCGACTCGGGCGAGAAGCAATAGGACATCGAAGACAGGGGATTGAGTGCGTTCTGATGCGGAGTGCGGAAAATTGCGGCGGATTTGATGCCGCAGGGCTGATCTCGCCGAAGAGCGCTGGATCGGTGATTACTTTAGCAGGCCGTTGAAAAACGCATGTTAAAACCGGACCTCGCCCTTGTTTTTCGTTGCGCGTCGATGTTTTCAAGGTCGGCGAGGTCAAATTCGACGGCTTGCCGAATTCGAGGCCTTTTGGTGCCTCGTGCTCGCCTTTCGGTGCCTCGTGCTCGCCTTTCGGCGAACTCCGGACGGATTTCGACCTACACATGCTTGGCATCCCACCAACCCGTGAGACTGCCGATGCGCACCAGGTTGTAGGTTGCGATGCTCAGCAGCGCTTGGCCGGCGAGTTTCTCGCGACCGATCAGCTTGGTCTGAAACTGGGCTATTTGTCGCCCACCAACTACGAGCGACAAATGGCTGAAAAGCAACCTATCACGGTGTCCGCTAATACTTGACCACTACAAACGACCATCTGGGCATCCCTTCTCCCCATGTATTTCGCTCCCAAAGAGCGGCCAGCGCCATCGGCCTCCCGTCGGCGCGTTGGATCGCCCACCAAACCGCTTTGCCGGTCTCATAGCACGGTTCGTAGAAGGCAGAAACCGGGACGATGCAAAGCTGGCGTTTTCGCCAGGCGTTGCGAAACGATGGCTTCTCAGCAACGGTCTCGGAGCGCGCGTTGTATGTTCGCTTTGCAAAGCCCGGCTCCTCGGCCCAAACGGGAAGCAGGCCAAACGTTCCCAAGACTGAGGCGCGCGGTGCGCTGTCGCCAGAGCGGTAGATGAGCGGGGCGCCGCCGCCTGGGTAGACGTCCCCCGTCGGGATGTCGTCGTCAATAGGCGGCACGTCAAAGAACGACAGTTCCTTGTGTCCGATCGGGTGGTAGTTTGAGCACATGGATCAAGGATACCCCGGGCTCAGGATTTGGTTCCTTCCTAGGTAGAGCGGCGTGCCCGGCCTTACCTGACGACGGGGAGCTCGTCCCGCTGGGTGGTAAAGCGTGGAGAGCGGTTTTCCGATCGCATGCTCCAGCGCTGCTTCGTGCCGCTGGCCCCGGTGCGCAACATGCCGCACCCATAGAGGCGGTTGACCTGATCCATGGCGGATATGAGAGCGACCGATCGCGGGGGCTCTGCCACAGCATCAAACAGGCTGCCCTGCTGGATGCCCTTGTCCGAGAGCAGGGTAAGCATGATGGCGGCCTTCTTGTAGCGAAAGCCCGGGCGGTATATCGACTTCAGGCCATGCAGTGCAGCGGCTGTCAGCGCGAGCGTGTCATCACTTGGGGCAATCAGTGCGACTGTTGTCCCAGCGTTGTTCTGGGGTTCTCTTATTGTCTCATCAAGCCACGCAGTTGCCTGTAAATGGTTCGGCGGTGTTCGTCTGAAGTTTTGAGATGGCGTTCTCTCCGCGACCGGGAGACGGGGCTTTGAGTCGGTTGTGATCGTTCAGCGCCCTTCGTAGCGAGTGCGAGGGGCGTTCGGTCTCCGGCCGTTTCGCCTACCCAGTGCTTGCTGCGGAACGGATATCGCTCAATTCGAGCCGCACATTGGGGGTAGGCGTATCCGTTGTATTAGACATGAATGGACTGGGTGGTCCGGGCATCTGGCTGGACGACAGCGGTGTACAGGCAAACTTGTCGTCCCGCTTCCAGCCGAGGTTGCCGCTGACGATAACGTCTAGCTCAGTGCACATCTCGGCCGGCGCGATTTCTTGGCCAGGCGGGTGCCGCACGATTCGTGCAGTCGCGCAGCAGAATGCCCTGTGTTCCTAGTTGCGGCACCTGCCCCTGCACTTCCGTTCATTCATTGACCGCTCCGCTCTCAAAGCGCTCTCTTTTTGTGGGGCGGCCGCGGCGTCGTGGTGCATCAGAGGCGGAGGGAGGGACTTGGTGCCGTCGGAGCCATGCAAGTACTTCCGATTCGAGCCAGAGGGCCTGCTGGCCACCAGGCAGGGCGAGCCGGGGAGGCAGTGTGTGCGGCCGTCGGCCGATGTCTTTTGAAATTGTTCTTGGGGAGCGGTTGGGCAGGTAGCGAGCTGACAGTTCTTGCGCGTCGATGACGCGATCATGGGCGGCGGTTGGGGCGTGCGTCATTTTGGAGTTCTCCCAAAAGTGCGCGGGGTCCGTTGAGCCGCGGAACGTGCTGCTGCCGGCAGGGGGTAAGGCGAATATGAGTCAACCTGCCGCCGGCTCTGGCCTCTGTTGGGCGTTATTGTGACCGTGGGAGGATGTTTGCTCAGTGACGGGGCCTCGGCGGGATCGTCCCTGCTGGGCATATTGTGCCAGACATGGCGACTCCCTTCAATATTTAAGACGTTGATTTAATTGGGAGTGTGGTGATATATGTGGTCGCGCCTAATTAATTGTCATGGCACAATTTTGGCACAGTTAGAGCCGGAGTTGCGGGGAGTTTGCTGGAGTTGTCGGGAGCTGCAAGGAAGTGCATAAAACACGCTAACCAACTGTATTTTTTGACAAATTTTCTAAAATCCCTTGGTCTCCCCGGCAGGAATCGAACCTGCATCTAGCGCTTAGGAGGCGCTCGTTCTATCCATTGAACTACGGAGAGAGACCGGGCCCCGCGTGGCGGGGACGGGGCGCAGTCTACCGCGAAATCAGGCTTTTTCGAAGCGCGAGGCCGCGCGGCGGTAAAATGCCCGCTTTGCCCTGTTGCTGGATGTCTCATGCCCCTGATTTCCGTGGATCGTGCCTGCCTTGCCTTTGGTCACGTCGCCCTGCTCGACAAGGCCAGTTTTCAGCTCGATGCGGGTGAGCGGGTTGCGCTGATCGGGCGTAACGGGTCGGGCAAGTCGAGCCTGTTGCGCGCCATGGTCGGGCAGTCGGCGCTGGACGATGGCGAGGTGTGGCGGGCGCCCGGTATCCGGATCGCCTATGTGTCGCAGGAGGCGGATTTCGATCTCGCGCGCCCGGTGTTCGATGTGGTGGCCGACGGGCTGGGTGATGTGGCGGCGGTGCTCAAGGCCTATCACGCGGCCTTGCATCATGTGACGGAGGACGCCTCGGAGGCCTCGCTGGCCGAGCTGGAGCGGACACAGCATGCCGTTGACACCGCCGACGCGTGGCGCATGAACCAGCGTGTCGAGGCAATGCTCGGCCGGCTGGCGCTCGATGGCGATGTGATCGTCAGCACCCTGTCGGGTGGCGGCATCAAGCGGGTAGCGCTGGCGCGGGCGATTGTCGGCGACCCGGAGCTGCTGCTGCTCGACGAGCCGACCAACCATCTCGACCTCGATGGCATCCTGTGGCTCGAGGAGCTGATCCGCAGCTTCTCCGGCGCGGTGGTGCTGATTACCCACGACCGGGTGTTCATGGACAATGTGTCGACCCGCATCGTCGAACTCGACCGCGGCAACCTCACCAGCTTTGACGGGCGCTTTGCCGACTACCAGGTGAAGAAGGCCGAGCAACTGGAGGCCGAGGCCAAGGCCAGTGCCCGCTTCGACAAGCTGCTGGCGCAGGAGGAAGTGTGGATCCGCAAGGGCATCGAGGCGCGGCGCACCCGCAACGAGGGGCGCGTGCGCCGGCTCGAGGCTTTGCGCCGCGAGCGGGCGGCGCGGCGCGAGCGGCAGGGTAATGTCAGCCTGTCGCTCGATCGCGGCGAGAAATCCGGCCAGATGGTGGCCGAGCTTGAGGGCGTGACCAAGGGTTACGGCGGCGCGCCGCTGGTGCGCGAGTTCTCCACCCGCATCCTGCGCGGCGACCGCATCGGCTTCATCGGCCCCAACGGCGCGGGCAAGACGACCCTGCTCAAGCTGATCCTCGGCGAACTTGAGCCGGACAGCGGCACCGTGCGCCGCGGCACGCGCCAGCAGGTGGCCTACTTTGACCAGTTGCGCGCCCAGCTCGACCCCGAAGCGCCGCTGACCGAGGTGATCAGCCCGGGCTCGGACTATGTCGAGATCGGCGGTGAGCGCAAGCATGTGATCGGCTACCTGGAAGACTTCCTGTTCGCGCCGCAGCGGGCGCGCTCGCCGGTCAAGTCGCTCTCCGGCGGCGAGCGCAACCGCCTGCTGCTGGCGCGGTTGTTCGCCCAGCCGGCCAATGTGCTGGTGCTCGACGAACCGACCAACGACCTCGATATCGAGACGCTGGACCTGCTCGAAGCGCTGCTGGCCGACTACGCCGGCACGCTGTTCCTGGTCAGCCACGACCGGGCCTTCCTTGACAACACGGTGACGCAGGTGATCGCCGCCGAAGGCGACGGGGTGTGGAAGGAGTATGTGGGCGGCTACGCCGACTGGCAGCGCCAGCGACAGCAGCAGGCCGCCGCGCCGGCGGCCGAGCGCAAGGCCGCGCCGGCTGCGGGAAAGGACAAGCCGAAGGCGGCGCCGGCGAAGAAGCTGTCGTTCAACGAAAAGCGCGAACTCGACGCGCTGCCTGATCGTATCAGCGCGCTGGAGGCGGAGGAGGCGAGCCTGCACGCCCGGCTGGCCGACCCGGCGCTGTATCAGAACACGCCCGAGGTGGCGGCCGAACTGAGTGCCAGGCTCGATGCCGTGGGCGAGGAGATGATCGCCGCGATGACGCGCTGGGAAGAACTGGAGCAGAAAGCGGGCGGCTGAGCCGCCGCTCGGGCGTGGGCTGCGCCTAGCTGGCGATCAGACGCACCAGGATGGCGGCGCTGGCCACCGTGGCCGCCAGAAAGCCCCAGCCCCACAGCTGGTAGCGGCGGCCCAGTTGCGACGGGTCGAGGTCGGAGATCAGGTACAGGCGCCGCCCCTCGGGCTTGCGCACGATGTGGGCTTCGGCAGCGGCGTGCAGTTCGGCCTGCTGGCGACGGACCTCGCGTTTGGCCTCGGCACGGGCGAGCTCCCATTCGTGCAGATCGATCTGGCCGTCGCCGTCGAGGTCGAAGCGATCGAGCAGGGCCGGATGGTCGGTTTTCCAGTGCGCCAGCAGCTCGCGCACCTGGCGGGCGGTGTCGTGGGCCGGATCGATGCTGCCCAGGGTGGTGAAGTCGCCAATCACGTAGATCGGGTCGTGCTTGATCAGGCACCACTGGGTGTAGCGGCGGTCGCCGCGCACCTCGACGTCCTTGCGGGTGATGAGCAGCTCGGCGCCGTCCGGGTCGATGGCGCACTGGCCGCTGCCGTCGTCGAGCAGGAAGGAGGCGTCGCTCTCGTCGTCCGATGCACGTCGCCAGCGCTCGCCGTGTCGCTCTTCAACCAGCAGCCGGTACCACAGCACCGGCAGGCCGCTGAGCGGCGAGTACAGCGGTGTGCCGTCGAGCGGCAGGCCCTGCCCGAACAGCTCGGTGTAGCCCTGCGCTGCCGAGGCGATGCGCGAGGTGGGGGTGTCGAGAATCAGGCGGCTGTGATGGATCGAGCGCAGCCAACCGAACAGCGCAGCGGCCAGCATCAGCGCCAGCGCGGCGATGCGAATGCCGCCGTCGGCCTGAAAGCTGGCGAAGCCCAGCCCGGCAATGCCGGACGCGACGGCCGCGCCGGTGCGATCCGGCCGCAGTGAAACGAGCATGGTTCAGCGGCTGCGGCTCAGGCGCTGAACAGCGCCTTGAGGTCCACGTCGGCCTTTTCGGCGCTGGAGAACTCGAGCAGCGGCTGCTCGGTGAACTGGAACAGGCGGGCGACGATCAGGTCCGGGAACTGCTCGATGCGGATGTTGTGCACATTGGTGCTCTCGTTGAACCATTCGCGGCGGTCGGCAATGCCGTTCTCGAGCGAGGTGATGCGCGTCTGCAGCTGCATGAAGTGCTCGTTGGCCTTCAGTTCCGGGTAGGCCTCGGCGACCGCGAACAGCTGGCCCAGGCCGAAGCGCAGCATGCCCTCGGCCTGGCCAAGGGCCGGCACGTCGTGCTGGGCGCGGGCGTCGGAGACCCGCGCACGGGCTTCGATCACGCGGGTCAGGGTGCTTTCCTCGAACTGCTTGTACTGCCGGCAGACCTCGACCAGCTTGGGCAACTCGTCATGACGCTGCTTGAGCAACACGTCGATGTTGGCCCAGGCCTTGGCGATGTTGTGCTTGAGGCGGACGAGGTTGTTGTAGACGACGATGCCATAGAGCAGGGCAATGGCGATGACACCGAGCAGGACGATGGCGGAGACGGACATCTGGGCGTTCCTCTTGTGGCGTTGCCGGGCGTGGGCCGGCGGGGCAGGGGCATTCTAGCGCTCCGGCGCCGGCGCGTACCGGCGCGGCGCCGGGGGGTCAGTCTGGCGCGGCGGGCGGTTCCGGCGCCTCGGCCGGTTCAGGCAGCAGCAGTTGTGCGTCTTCCTCGGGAATGGCCAGCCGGCGGATGAGCTGCTCGCGGTTGAGCTTGAGCAGGCCTTGCAGGGCGGTGAGGTCGTCGGGAATGGCCGGGTTGCGCCAGCCCTTGGCGTTGTGCCGGGCCAGGGCGTTGGCCAGCGCGACCGTGCGCACACGCGGGTTGTCCGCGCTCGACTCGTCCATCAGGTGGATCAGCAAGTCGGGCAGCTGCCATTTTCTGGCCAGGGCGAGCTGGATCTCGTTTGCCGAGAAGCCGAAGACTTCACGCTGGGCGGTGACGCTGCGCAGCGTGCGGTCGGCCCGCTGCCGGGCATATACCTGTGCGGTCAGGGTGGGGGCGAAGGCCCAGCACAGGATGTCGGCGGTGTCGTGCAGCAGCGCGGCGATGGTGATCTCTTCCACGTCCAGGTCATGGCGGATGATGGCCCACTCGCGCGCATAGCGCGCCGCGCGCCGGGCCCGGCCGATGACGCCAAGGACACCGATCAGCGCCGATGGGGTGTCGGCGAGGGCGTCCTCGACCGTGGGCAGCTCGTTGAACAGGCGAAAGAACGGCGAGATGCCGATCATCATCACCGCGCGGTCGATGGTGGTGATGGCGTGGTTCTGCGTCCGGCCACGGTTGGCTTCGAGGTGGCCAAGCAGGCGCAGTGTCATGAGCGGGTCACCGAGGATGATGTTGGTGATCTGCTTGCCGTTGACCTGGTCCTCGGCCTCGCGCAGCGCGGCCAGGTCGCGAACGGTGCGCCGCAGGACGGGCAGATTGCCCTGCGAGAACAGCGCCACATAGGCCTCCAGCGAGGGGAGCGCCTGGTTCAGTCGGGTCATGATGGCCTCATTTTTCCGGTTCGCTGGGATTAACGGCGCCAATGCTGCGAGACTTGAGCGCGGCCGCTGGCGGGGCAGACGGCGAGGGTGATTTCGTTATAATCTCTCGGGATGAGCGCGTGCGACCGGCGCGGGCCGAGATGGAGAGGCGAGTGAAAGGAACTTTCAAGGCATTCCTGATCGAGCAGGGTGATGACAAATCCGTCCGCAGTGGCATGCGCACGCTGTCCGACGATGACCTGGACGCCGGTGAGGTGCTGATCCGGGTCTGCTATTCGAGCATCAATTACAAGGATGCGCTGGCCGCCACCGGCAAGGGCAAGATCATCCGGCGTTTTCCGTGCGTCGGCGGGATCGACCTGTCGGGCGAGGTGGTCGAGAGCACCGACCCCCGCTTCTCCGCCGGCGATGCGGTCATCGCCACCAGTTTCGACATTGGCGTGGCGCACCATGGCGGCTTCGCCGAATATGCGCGCATCCCGGCCAAGTGGGTGGTGCGCCTGCCCGAGGGCCTGAACCTGTTTGAAGCCATGGCGCTGGGTACGGCCGGCTTTACCGCGGCGCTGGGCGTGCAGCGCATGGAAGACAACGGCCTGCGGCCCGACAACGGCCCGGTGGTGGTCTCCGGCGCCACGGGCGGCGTGGGCAGCCTGGCCATCGACATGCTGGCGGCGGCGGGCTATGCGGTCACGGCGCTGACCGGCAAGGCGTCGGAGGAAGCCTATCTGCGCGCCCTCGGCGCCAGCGACATCCTGTTGCGCGAGACCATCGATTTCGACAAGGTCCGCCCGCTCGAAGGGGCGCGCTGGGCCGGTGCGGTGGACAACACCGGCGGCAAGATCCTGCACTGGATGCTGGCGACCATGCAGCAGGCCGGCACCGTGGCGAGCATCGGCAATGCGGCCGGCTTCGATCTCAACACCAGCGTGTTCCCCTTCATCCTGCGGGGCGTCAGCCTGCTCGGTGTCGATTCGGGCTACATCGGCTCGCCGGTGCGTGAGCAGATCTGGGCGCGCCTGGCCAGCGATCTGCGACCGCGCCACCTGGATGCCGTCACCCAGACCATCGACTTCGATGCGCTGCCCGCGGCCTTCGACGATTTCATCGCCGGTCGCATTCGCGGCCGCACCGTGGTCCGGATCGGCGCGTGAGCGATCTGCGGAGGCGCCCGTCGTGAGCGACGACACCATTTCGCTGCCGCGTGTGCTGATCGTCGACGATTCGCGCATGGTGCGCGCGTCGATCAGTCGCAATATCCGTCAGCGCTTCGATGTGCGCGAAGAGGCCGACGGCGAGGCTGGCTGGGAGGCGCTGCTGATCGACCCCTCGATCCAGGTCGTCATCTCCGACCTGGGCATGCCGCGGCTCGACGGCTACGGCCTGATCGAGCGCATTCGCGCCTCGAAGCTGTCGCGCATCCAGGAGTTGCCGGTGATCATCATCTCCGGCGAAGAGGACGATGCCGCACGGGTCAAGGCGCGCGAGGCGGGCGCGACGGACTTCATCACCAAGGGCACGGGCACGGTCGAGTTGCTGAGCCGGCT comes from Denitromonas sp. and encodes:
- a CDS encoding HDOD domain-containing protein, with amino-acid sequence MTRLNQALPSLEAYVALFSQGNLPVLRRTVRDLAALREAEDQVNGKQITNIILGDPLMTLRLLGHLEANRGRTQNHAITTIDRAVMMIGISPFFRLFNELPTVEDALADTPSALIGVLGVIGRARRAARYAREWAIIRHDLDVEEITIAALLHDTADILCWAFAPTLTAQVYARQRADRTLRSVTAQREVFGFSANEIQLALARKWQLPDLLIHLMDESSADNPRVRTVALANALARHNAKGWRNPAIPDDLTALQGLLKLNREQLIRRLAIPEEDAQLLLPEPAEAPEPPAAPD
- a CDS encoding ankyrin repeat domain-containing protein — translated: MDNTHKPPQPKNSVQPLIDAIKRGDDGALRELLSLVPPDRHRDEHGCTALFHAIYRREWAMVVELLRHGASIDTQDIAGWTPLFWAAFNGHADTVSRLIQLGANPDLRNVDGELALFWAVYKGHNDVVQVLVNGGGRGHAEDVSGLSPRDLAKLLGYEDIARQIDETPASTRLKFH
- a CDS encoding oxidoreductase produces the protein MERRVKGTFKAFLIEQGDDKSVRSGMRTLSDDDLDAGEVLIRVCYSSINYKDALAATGKGKIIRRFPCVGGIDLSGEVVESTDPRFSAGDAVIATSFDIGVAHHGGFAEYARIPAKWVVRLPEGLNLFEAMALGTAGFTAALGVQRMEDNGLRPDNGPVVVSGATGGVGSLAIDMLAAAGYAVTALTGKASEEAYLRALGASDILLRETIDFDKVRPLEGARWAGAVDNTGGKILHWMLATMQQAGTVASIGNAAGFDLNTSVFPFILRGVSLLGVDSGYIGSPVREQIWARLASDLRPRHLDAVTQTIDFDALPAAFDDFIAGRIRGRTVVRIGA
- a CDS encoding heavy metal translocating P-type ATPase, coding for MTERKVPHSPTELNASPTADNGVGEADHGQQGHVHSPGQRGAEAHDHGGWFGESAELVFALTCGALLTVGVAIEKLVPGLPEWLPLLCYVLAYGFGGYYTVREAFDNLRRKRFEIDTLMLVAAGGAAALGVWAEGALLLFLFSLGHALEHYAMGRAKRAIEALAELAPETASVRREGRLAEIPVESLVLGDIVVVRPNERLPADGFVVTGVSSVDQAPVTGESMPVDKRPVDDVLAARVRPEAIEAASRVFAGTINGSGAIEIEVTRRAADSTLARVVKMVSEAQTRKSPTQRFTDKFERIFVPAVLLLATVLLFAWVVIDEPFRDSFYRAMAVLVAASPCALAIATPSAVLSGIARAARSGVLIKGGAPLEALGSLTAMAFDKTGTLTEGRPQVTDVIPFDGVSEATLLAVAVAVESLSDHPLAAAIVRDGRARLGGGVILTATGLDSLIGRGVTATVAGETVWIGKAEMFGTGGVPKLGAAAMVAVDQLREAGRTTMVVRQGGRDLGAIGLLDKPRAGAREALQQLRDLGIRRMIMISGDHTRAAQAVAGEVGLDEAWGDLMPEDKVKAIHRLSEQTTVAMVGDGVNDAPAMANATVGIAMGAAGSDVALETADVALMADDLGHLPFAVGLSRHARAVIRQNVFVSLGVVALLVPATIMGLGIGAAVAVHEGSTLLVVVNALRLLAYRDGAR
- a CDS encoding ATP-binding cassette domain-containing protein, coding for MPLISVDRACLAFGHVALLDKASFQLDAGERVALIGRNGSGKSSLLRAMVGQSALDDGEVWRAPGIRIAYVSQEADFDLARPVFDVVADGLGDVAAVLKAYHAALHHVTEDASEASLAELERTQHAVDTADAWRMNQRVEAMLGRLALDGDVIVSTLSGGGIKRVALARAIVGDPELLLLDEPTNHLDLDGILWLEELIRSFSGAVVLITHDRVFMDNVSTRIVELDRGNLTSFDGRFADYQVKKAEQLEAEAKASARFDKLLAQEEVWIRKGIEARRTRNEGRVRRLEALRRERAARRERQGNVSLSLDRGEKSGQMVAELEGVTKGYGGAPLVREFSTRILRGDRIGFIGPNGAGKTTLLKLILGELEPDSGTVRRGTRQQVAYFDQLRAQLDPEAPLTEVISPGSDYVEIGGERKHVIGYLEDFLFAPQRARSPVKSLSGGERNRLLLARLFAQPANVLVLDEPTNDLDIETLDLLEALLADYAGTLFLVSHDRAFLDNTVTQVIAAEGDGVWKEYVGGYADWQRQRQQQAAAPAAERKAAPAAGKDKPKAAPAKKLSFNEKRELDALPDRISALEAEEASLHARLADPALYQNTPEVAAELSARLDAVGEEMIAAMTRWEELEQKAGG
- a CDS encoding DUF4113 domain-containing protein, with amino-acid sequence MTTDSKPRLPVAERTPSQNFRRTPPNHLQATAWLDETIREPQNNAGTTVALIAPSDDTLALTAAALHGLKSIYRPGFRYKKAAIMLTLLSDKGIQQGSLFDAVAEPPRSVALISAMDQVNRLYGCGMLRTGASGTKQRWSMRSENRSPRFTTQRDELPVVR
- a CDS encoding LemA family protein, which codes for MSVSAIVLLGVIAIALLYGIVVYNNLVRLKHNIAKAWANIDVLLKQRHDELPKLVEVCRQYKQFEESTLTRVIEARARVSDARAQHDVPALGQAEGMLRFGLGQLFAVAEAYPELKANEHFMQLQTRITSLENGIADRREWFNESTNVHNIRIEQFPDLIVARLFQFTEQPLLEFSSAEKADVDLKALFSA
- a CDS encoding SOS response-associated peptidase; its protein translation is MCSNYHPIGHKELSFFDVPPIDDDIPTGDVYPGGGAPLIYRSGDSAPRASVLGTFGLLPVWAEEPGFAKRTYNARSETVAEKPSFRNAWRKRQLCIVPVSAFYEPCYETGKAVWWAIQRADGRPMALAALWERNTWGEGMPRWSFVVVKY
- a CDS encoding heavy metal response regulator transcription factor, which codes for MKILVIEDEPKLAEYLRRALAENSYVVDVAHNGHDGRFLALDGNYDLILLDVMLPGMDGFSVMRDVRKEKHVPIMMLTARDKVEDRVKGLQDGADDYLVKPFALSELLARVQALLRRGVVASQSVDPAVLTIADLEVDLARRRASRAETRLALTAKEFTLLSLLLRQQGQVLSRSFLAEQVWDMNFNSNTNVVEVAVRRLRAKLDDPFAVKLLHTVRGMGYVLELRTSDDNSG